The window CTTATGAACACAAACCCGTGACCTGCGTATGAATTTTGCGAGGCCTCTCACCGTAACCCGTGACCTACTAAGTACTAACTGCCATTTGCCAAAAAACTGTCATTCTACTCTGCATCTAGCACAGCTAGACTCTTATTCCCGAGACAAAAACTATATCACTTTTTGTTTTAGAAATTAACAATCATCATGTTCCATCCTGCTGcaccatttttttaattaccaaTCTATCCATACACATCCATGGTCTGCCATTGACGGTAGTCACTCTCATCGTCTCTTTTACCTCTCTCCATTATCTATATAGCAAAATATTATTTAAGCTCTTGGAAAAGACACGCATCGCATAATTGACATAATAGCTGACTACTGGCATACATGAGCATCCTGCTGGAATTTATTCCATCCTTTCTGATGTTTGATTCTGCAACATGTGAACTGTGGGGTTAATCATTTTCGATCCCTCTCttaatcttaattttctttgtacaCTAGCGGCTCTTTACATGGTTCACCGTCGATCTCCCAACATGCACACCAAGACAACCTCTGCAATTTGGCTAAATTGACGCGCAAAGCCAGTTGCCTCATGTTTTGTTGTCGTACGTAtgactttttgtttttggtattaAAAAGATTTGGTTTTGGGCGTTTTTGTTGATTGCGAAATGATAAttatacaattttttatttttataatcctCTTACATACTGTTCTTTAATTATTTCTGATCGATCATTAAATTtagtagattaaacaaacaaatgacAAGTTAAATAGAATTGTGCAGGGAAGAAAAATTgtgtttttatcattttatttgctTGATGGTGCGCAGTGGGAGGTTTCAAATATGAAGATGAAGAGCTGGTTTAATTTCCATGTGAACAGAAGAACCCTACTTGAAGGAATAATACATAGTTTTGGAGCCTTGCTTATGTGTGGGGATAATGCTTATCTTGTAGAATACAAAGTCATATATGTACTTAGGAAATAATATGTACATAAAGTTAATATACAGTCGTAGTTGAGACTCATATCTCAGCTGGGTACAAGCTGCTCCTTTGTTTGATTCTATATCGTTtctatgaagaaaaagaagaaaaagaagtcgAAATGCAACTTTTCTATATTTGTATTTGACATTTTGGTGAAGCTAGCTGACAGGGAAAACGACTCAAAGGTTCCAGTTATTTGATGAAACCTCTGTAGCTTTTTATCTGCAGTGAAAATGATATAAAATGGTATGGGCGAATCGTGTtgtatccaaaaaataaaataaagaaacataGACAAAATATCTTTGTCCCAGCAGGGTATATCGTACATAATATATGCGTTCTTTTCGATCAGAAACAGGTATGTATTCTTCATCCCAGAAGTTTCCTAGATGGGACGCTACTTGCTTTTAATCATGGTTTTCTATTTATCAGTATTTGTCGATGTAAAACGCCGACAAACAACTGTACGAACTAATCAATATAATGCTATGAATTTTGTTGAGATTATAaactatatatgtaaaattctGTTTATTACTATGATTCCAATTATAAAATGAAATGTAAAGCGATgttaaatcaaacatttacaAATAAGGAATTAGTAGTTTATGTGTTTAAGAGTATTTATTAATGTGCTAATATTACTATCCATATGTTCTTGTTACATATTCACCACTATGTCCCAATATAACGTTGGTTAATTACCAATGCCTCAtgtatttttatcaattttgaatctaattaaataatatatgatGTTGATGATTCACCTAATCATTGACTTTAAGCGGTACTGGGCAAAATTTGATGGAGACATATTTTAATTCTTGTAACTCCAATCATGATAATTTctggaaaataaaaatgtaaatacaCTATTTGTAAGTAAATATTCATACGTATCTCTATACACTATCATATATTTTCTCACAGAATTTGGACCCAGATGCCCTCACTCGGTATACTCTGGTGAACCACATACAAAAGATAATATCCAGAAGGCGCAAGATTTCCCGACCCCGGGGTCGTCACTAAAGCTTGGTAGGTCGATAGTGCCACATTTGTCACGCTCTCAGCTGCAAGAACAAGCACCCTCTGATTCATGGAGAATGAATGAGTCGTAAATGATGGCGCCACCATCGTTACCGACACCAAATTTGTAGCTACAGTCCCCGTCACCGAAAATCGAACGGCCAACTTTTGTGCATAAGTGATCGTACCTTGTGATTTCGGTGCAACAATTTTGGGACGCAAGTTTGCGTACTTAGCGTCCAAATAATCAGGATTAAATGCCTCTAATCTCAATTCAGTCGGAAAAAGCACGTTCTTAAACTCGTAATAAATATGTGGATTACTGCCCCCAACGAGCACTCTACCGTCACGCAACAATATTGCGGTTGAATGGTACATCCGCGGTATTGTTGTCGGGTTTTGCTGCACGAACCGTGTCCCCACTGCATTGTTAGGCTGGTACAGAACGGGGTTTAAAACCGGGTTCCGTCCAAATTCCCATCCCGCAGTTCCAAGCGCTGCGCCATTGATAATTAAAACGGTGCCGTCGGGAAGCAATGTCATGTCTCCCATGACTCTAGCTTGAGGCATTGTCTCCACAACCCACTGCGGGTTCGGGTCGGTTATTTTGATCCGCCCGCATGTTTTTAAAGCTTCCACAAAAGTGCCTTTAACAGCCTTCTCATAAGACCCTTTCGGAGCTCCGCCGCAAATCAAAACCTCCGCCTCAACTAACTGAGCTTGTAAGTTTTTTAACGGCAGCAACACGGCAGACCCTGTGCTCGGGTACGACCTTGGATCGCCGCCGGGGATTTGCGGGTAGGTTTTAACGATGATGTTCTTCACGTAATTGAACAGAATAGCTCGATTATTGGCGAAGATAAATAAATTCCCATCGACGTTGAGGAAAACAAATGGGTAAAGATTATTTTCGATTTTAGCGTCATTAGTCTGCACGAGGAATGGCAGACTGTAGACATTGCTCGAAGACGCACTCTTCGGATAAAACTCATAGTTGAACTGTCGCCTGCCGCCGATGATTATCTGCCGCCCATCTGGCAGAATATGGTTGGTGGCGTACCAGCGGCGGGCGGCCAAGCCGTTGTCGTACTCCTTCCAGTCACAACCAGTGCATGGCTGGTAAATCCTCACCTTGCGCTCCCCGTCGTTGAAGCCACCGGTTTGGATCAAGCGCCCGTCTGGGGAAATGGAGCCGGAGGAGCACCAGACATCGGTTTGGACAATGAGGGGGCGGAAGGAGTTGGTGGGGACGTCGTACTCAACGGAGTGGGCAGTGCAGTCAATTTTGAGAGCGGTGTCGTTGGGATCCTCGCGGCATTTACCGTCGGGCAAGGACAAGTTGGACATGCCAAAGTCGGTGCGGTCGTAGATGACGACGCGGTCGTTGTAGAGGAGCTGCATGTGCATGGCGGTAATGCCGATGTTTTGCTGCAAGAGCACCCATTTGCCGGTGGCGGCGTGGGTAGACTTAGAAATTATGAGGAGAAAGTTGAgtaagaagaagaggaaagaaagagagagggttACTTTTGGGTTCATTCTTTCTTTTGTCGTGTGTTTTGGTCTGTTGGTGTGAAATGTAAAAGTGTGGGTGGGATTTGTAATGTCGAATGCTTTGGGGTGGGCATCTTTAAATAGTTGTGGGGTGGGTGTCTTTAAATAGCTGTGGTGGTTTCgaccataaaaaattaaatgtatAGTTGTGGTGGAGTGAAAAGATAAAGCGTGGGGATAGATAGAAACCACTGCATGTAAACGTGTGGGGACAGACAGAGGAGTCCCGGCGGCAACGATGACTGTTGTCGCTAGATTGATGAAGAGAGCAAATACTCGATTTTAATCTCATATTTTACAGTAAAAATGCTAAAAGCTACTTGAAACTTGAAGTGAGAAAGAAATATGTGATTGACAGAGAGATGAAGAagtaaagaaaactaatgaaaataatttaaaagtgaaaacaCCTTAAACGTATGCTTTTCgggttttaacttttagtttttatttcgTGCTTTTCTTGAACATCTTGTTCTACATCTCATTCTTGCTCCCCACTTTCTCTTaaaaaaagttgattaattaactaataataTGTGCATATTATCAATATATCTGTAAATTTGTTTAGAAGGTCGCAATGATTTTTGGTACCAGAACTTGGTCAAAGATTTTTATGTACAAGATGTCGTGTTATATATCCTAAGAAATCATACCCATCTGGGTCCTGTGTGCTCAATTGAATGCCCCTGAAGCTTGGCCAGCCAACCTCAAACTGAAGGCTCCAATACAAAACGTGCACGAAATAGACTATTTTAAAAAGCCACATTGTCCTTTTTATCTagttttttaacctttttttttgtctgcCTTGAATCGTCTTCTGCTAATTTAGTTTGTGGTCGAAATTTTCACTCCAAATATTTCTGTAATTAGTGGCGTTAGAGCGATAGCTTTCTTAATTTGTTATGATCTTGAAAAAGAGACGCATCTCTTATTATGTAGGTAACGTAACAATTTCTAAAGTTTTCTAGTTTTTGTACTGTATAACTGAGGAATTTCTAATCTCTATATTTAGATTTTTTGCATTTCGTTACATCTCAATCATTTTAATAATTTGACGACTTAAGTGTAGTTAAATGCAGATTAATGTACGAAATATTATAGCtcaaatattgaaaatatagaAGATTCtttttaccaaaaagaaaatatagaagATTCTACTGAGCACCACCGATTTTCTTAATTTATAAATgcataatgtattttaattaaTCAGATAGAATAATATGATATGATCGATTTGCTTAACCattaatgtaacatcccacatcgcccagggaagtgatccttaattgtatattctcatccctacttagcacgaggctttttgggagctcactggcttcggattccgtaggaactccgaagttaagcgagaaggaggctagagcaatcccatgatgggtgacctactgggaagttgctcgtgagttcccaaaaacaaaaccgtgagggaatggtaagcccaaagcggacaatatcgtgctacggtggtggagcgggcccgggaagtgattcccctcgggccgggatgtgacaattaaaCTTAAGACGTGTTGGAGCCACTTAATACtatgatctagtgatatttctctttacttataagtgagatgtATTAGGTTCAATCTCGCCATAGGCAAAttcgaaccacattattgctagctattgtgagacttagttcaccccatctctttttttgtagataatatcgtttgttaaaacaaaaaaatcgtAGCTTGCCAATAGTTGTCcctatttttaaaagaaaaaaaataagaagcaTTATTAATAGTCTTGGGCACAAAACTTGCAAAATAAACTCTTTGCAACGTACATAAGAATCATAAGATAACGCACTGGCGCCAAAAAAAAAGTTCGACGGAAATTATATACAACTTTATTCATCAGATTAATTACAACTTGTAATCTTTGGTAAaaagatcaaaatcaaatagaaCAATACAACTTGCAAATTGCTATGACTCTAATTCTTTAAATGACACACATAAGTAATCAAACGGTTGGCTTTTGTAGTTTGATCTTTGTCTATGAACATTTTAATGTTTTCAGCTCACAATTAatcatttttttagtaaaataaaaaggaagaggAAATATTAAACATAGTATACATAagatcttatatatatataccttcaTTTTATCACTGAATTTGGACCCAGATGGCAGCACTTGGAATTTGTTGATGAATCACATACAGAAGATAATATCCTGAAGGTGCAAGATTACGGGAAGCCGGCGTAGTCACCTGAACTTCGTGGGTCGTTGTCCCTCCCTTTATAATGTTCTCCGCCGCAAGAACTAGCAGCCTCTGATTCATTGAGAACGAATGTGTATTAAATGACGGTGCCACCATCGACACTGACACTGATTTTGATACTAGGTTTCCTTTCACCGAAAACTGAATGGATAGTTTCTTTCCGTAATTGATCTTAGCTTGTGAATTGGGTGCAACGATTGTCGGACGCAAGTTATTGTACGTAGCGTCCAAATAATCTGGACTAAAGGCCTCTAATCGCAATTCCGTAGGGAAAAGTACGTTGGTGAACTCGTATTTATCATGAGGGTTACTACCTCCAATTAGTACCCTACCATCGCGTAACAATATTGCAGTGGAATGGTACATCCGCGGTATGGTGGTAGGATTTTGTTGTTCAAACCGTGATCCAATTGCGTTGTCAGGTCGGTACACAATTGGGTTGAGAACCGGGTTCCGCCCATTTTCCCAACCTGCAGTTCCTGATGATGCACCGTTGATGAGTAGAACAGTACCATCTGGAAGCAATAACATGTCACCCATGACTCTAGCTTGAGGCATAGTCTCCACAACCCACTGCGGGTTCGGGTTGTTTATTTCGATGCGAGCACATGTCTTTAGAGCTTCCACAAAAGTACCCTGATTTACCTTGTCAAAAGACCCTTTTGGAGCTCCACCGCAAACCAAAACCTCAGCCTCAACAGACGGAGCCTTCAAGTTTTTTAACGGCAGCAACACGGCTGAACCGGTGCTGGGGTAACACCTTGGGTCGCCGCCCGGTATTTGCGGATACGTTTGGACCACCTGTTTCTTTGCATAATTGAACAGAATAGCTCGATTATTCGCGAAGATAAATAAATTCCCATCCATATTGAGGAAAACAAAAGGGTAAAGATTGTTTTCCTCGCCGGCGTCATTAGTCTGCGTAAGGAACGGCAAGCTGTAGAGATTGCTCGAAGACTTGGTCTTTGGATAAAATTCGTAGTTGAATTGGCCCCTGCCGCCGATGATGATCTGTCGTCCATTGGGCAAAATATGATCGGTAGCGTACCAACGGCGGGCGTTTAAGGCATTCTCAATCTCTTTCCAATCACAACCGGTGCAGGGCTCGAAAATCCTAACGCGGCGTTCTCCAGCGCCATTTCCCCCAGTTTGGATTAAGCGGCCATCGGGAGCTACAGCCCCTGAAGAGCACCAAACGTCGGATAAAACCGTGAGAGGGCGGACAGTGTTAGTTTTGACATCATACTCAGCGGAATGTGCGGTGCAGTCGTTATTAACGCATGCTCCGTTGGGTAAGGACAGGTTAGAGGGGCCGAAGTCGGTACGGTCGAACATGATGACGCGGTCGTTGTGGAGAAGCTGCATGTGCATGGCGGAAATGCCAACGCTTTGTTGCAAGAGCTGCCATTTGCCACCAGCAGCGTGGGTCAGAGAAACATGAAATAAGAGGAGAATTAACGAAAGAATGAAACTATTTGACctcatttttttgtgtttttcaatcTCTTAATTATGCTTTAGCTTTGTGGGTCTGTCTCAACTCTCAACCTGAAGCTTTTTAAATACTAGGATTTGAGCTAGCTAACCACAAGTATATTATAAACGCGTAGGACCGAAAAGATGCCCGGTAAGTGAGAGGGactgttgtagttgaagaataATTCGATATGATTAACCTGATTTTCAGAGTACGTAGGATATGCTGGCTAAGCATATGCTAGGGTTTAGGTGCGTGCTTTGAATCCTTCTTTGttgtccttttatttttattacttgtTTAGTCTTTCGTTGGTTAATGGAATTTATTTCGTCTTTTTTATTATACCTATGTTAGGTAAATGTGGAAATGGTCATTTTTAATGCTTATTTTGGTGGTTGTAATATTCTTGTTTTAGAGACAGAATACTGAACCTATGGTTACTTGTTTTGGACAAAAAacgaaattttaatttattcatggAGTGAAAACCAGTTTTCCCATTATAATtttaacctttttaattttgaacTTTTCAGTTCGACCATGTCATTTGGGTTTGcatgaaaaaaatttgggttGGAGAGTGATGCATCGATCGTATATATATCTGGCAGCTGCAGTCAATTaacaaaaaagaacaagaatCGTATATCTGATTGAAGATGTTAAGTTTTAATTTGCTTCTAAGTTGCATGAGGTTGAAAGTTAGTCATGGTAATTTCACATTGTTGCAATGAGAGGTATGATTCTCATCGTTTAGCTAATTTGCAATATTTAT of the Pyrus communis chromosome 1, drPyrComm1.1, whole genome shotgun sequence genome contains:
- the LOC137717090 gene encoding aldehyde oxidase GLOX1-like, producing MNPKVTLSLSFLFFLLNFLLIISKSTHAATGKWVLLQQNIGITAMHMQLLYNDRVVIYDRTDFGMSNLSLPDGKCREDPNDTALKIDCTAHSVEYDVPTNSFRPLIVQTDVWCSSGSISPDGRLIQTGGFNDGERKVRIYQPCTGCDWKEYDNGLAARRWYATNHILPDGRQIIIGGRRQFNYEFYPKSASSSNVYSLPFLVQTNDAKIENNLYPFVFLNVDGNLFIFANNRAILFNYVKNIIVKTYPQIPGGDPRSYPSTGSAVLLPLKNLQAQLVEAEVLICGGAPKGSYEKAVKGTFVEALKTCGRIKITDPNPQWVVETMPQARVMGDMTLLPDGTVLIINGAALGTAGWEFGRNPVLNPVLYQPNNAVGTRFVQQNPTTIPRMYHSTAILLRDGRVLVGGSNPHIYYEFKNVLFPTELRLEAFNPDYLDAKYANLRPKIVAPKSQGTITYAQKLAVRFSVTGTVATNLVSVTMVAPSFTTHSFSMNQRVLVLAAESVTNVALSTYQALVTTPGSGNLAPSGYYLLYVVHQSIPSEGIWVQIL
- the LOC137730093 gene encoding aldehyde oxidase GLOX1-like gives rise to the protein MRSNSFILSLILLLFHVSLTHAAGGKWQLLQQSVGISAMHMQLLHNDRVIMFDRTDFGPSNLSLPNGACVNNDCTAHSAEYDVKTNTVRPLTVLSDVWCSSGAVAPDGRLIQTGGNGAGERRVRIFEPCTGCDWKEIENALNARRWYATDHILPNGRQIIIGGRGQFNYEFYPKTKSSSNLYSLPFLTQTNDAGEENNLYPFVFLNMDGNLFIFANNRAILFNYAKKQVVQTYPQIPGGDPRCYPSTGSAVLLPLKNLKAPSVEAEVLVCGGAPKGSFDKVNQGTFVEALKTCARIEINNPNPQWVVETMPQARVMGDMLLLPDGTVLLINGASSGTAGWENGRNPVLNPIVYRPDNAIGSRFEQQNPTTIPRMYHSTAILLRDGRVLIGGSNPHDKYEFTNVLFPTELRLEAFSPDYLDATYNNLRPTIVAPNSQAKINYGKKLSIQFSVKGNLVSKSVSVSMVAPSFNTHSFSMNQRLLVLAAENIIKGGTTTHEVQVTTPASRNLAPSGYYLLYVIHQQIPSAAIWVQIQ